In one Rattus rattus isolate New Zealand chromosome 16, Rrattus_CSIRO_v1, whole genome shotgun sequence genomic region, the following are encoded:
- the Fcer2 gene encoding low affinity immunoglobulin epsilon Fc receptor yields the protein MWAGLLALLLLWHWETEKSLKQLGDAAIQNVSHVTKDLQNYQSNQLAQKSQALQMSQNLEELQAEQKQMKSQDSQLSQNLNELQEDLINVKSQNSELSQNLNTLQEDLVNVKSQGLNEKRAASDSLEKLQEEVAKLWIEILMSKGTACNVCPKDWLHFQQKCYYFGEGSKQWIQAKFTCSDLEGRLVSIHSQKEQDFLMQHINKKESWIGLQDLNMEGEFIWPDGSPVGYSNWSPGEPNNGGQGEDCVMMRGSGQWNDAFCRSYLDAWVCEQLATCDLSAPLASVTPTGPTPKNEP from the exons ATGTGGGCTGGCCTGTTGGCCCTGCTCCTTCTATGGC ACTGGGAAACAGAGAAGAGTCTAAAACAGCTGGGAGACGCTGCAATCCAGAACG tCTCCCATGTTACCAAGGACTTACAAAATTACCAGAGTAATCAGTTGGCCCAGAAGTCCCAGG CTCTTCAGATGTCACAAAACTTGGAAGAGCTCCAAGCTGAACAGAAGCAAATGAAATCTCAGG ACTCTCAGCTCTCTCAGAACCTGAACGAACTCCAAGAGGATCTGATCAACGTCAAATCCCAGA ACTCTGAACTCTCCCAGAACCTGAACACACTCCAAGAGGATCTAGTCAACGTCAAATCCCAGG GCTTGAATGAGAAGCGCGCGGCCTCAGATTCTCTGGAGAAGCTACAGGAAGAGGTGGCAAAACTGTGGATTGAGATACTGATGTCAAAGG GAACGGCATGCAACGTGTGTCCCAAGGACTGGCTCCATTTCCAACAGAAGTGCTACTATTTTGGTGAGGGCTCCAAGCAGTGGATCCAGGCCAAGTTCACCTGCAGTGACCTGGAAGGACGGCTAGTCAGCATTCACAGCCAGAAGGAGCAG GACTTCCTGATGCAACATATCAACAAGAAGGAGTCCTGGATTGGTCTCCAGGATCTCAATATGGAGGGAGAGTTCATATGGCCGGATGGGAGCCCTGTGGGTTATAG CAACTGGAGTCCAGGGGAGCCCAACAATGGGGGCCAGGGTGAGGACTGCGTCATGATGCGGGGATCTGGCCAGTGGAATGACGCCTTCTGCCGCAGCTACCTGGATGCCTGGGTGTGTGAGCAGCTGGCAACCTGTGACCTATCCGCCCCCTTAGCCTCTGTGACGCCAACAGGACCCACCCCCAAGAATGAACCCTGA